In Frondihabitans sp. PAMC 28766, a genomic segment contains:
- a CDS encoding ABC transporter substrate-binding protein, with amino-acid sequence MRTRLLPLAALAAVSALVLAGCTSGGGAATGGASAGKPVTGGTLTYATGDAEPTCLDPHVGGNYPQALVASQYLEQLVSKDTNGDIVPWLATSWAQSSNGLTWTFTLKKGVKFTDGTPFDAAAVVANMNAVKDPKTLSSTGYLALGKVKQTVAVSTDKVQFDLSSPDSDLLDSLTQPWLAIESPTALKRSMAVNCDSPVGTGPFEVTKWVKQQAITMVRNPHYTSSVHDAAHTGEPYLSKIVWRFIPDSATRYAALQSGEVDVIDNAQPDSLVAAAKSSTIKAIDAPRPGASDRIELNSSQAPFNDEKVRQAFITGVDVDAGIKSLFFGTAKRSYSLLSSVEQDGYSDKSLFTVNTTKANKLLDEAGWTKRDAAGYREKDGKQLTVRFPVSTNQSIPAEISVFTQIQEEAKKLGFDVEISQLDLASWYGALAAHKYELVDAPYTKVGPGVLDILYNSSGITPAPSGYFANNAQVDDPKLDAILTKAGEESNASTRQDLYDQAQKIVLGGYYVLPLYDQQNHFLYRTSVHGLRAFPSVSTPSLYDAWLQK; translated from the coding sequence ATGCGCACCCGCCTCCTCCCCCTCGCCGCCCTCGCTGCGGTGAGCGCCCTCGTCCTCGCCGGCTGCACCTCGGGAGGCGGGGCCGCGACCGGTGGCGCGAGCGCGGGCAAGCCCGTCACAGGCGGCACCCTCACCTACGCCACCGGCGACGCCGAGCCCACCTGCCTCGACCCGCACGTCGGCGGCAACTACCCGCAGGCACTCGTGGCGTCGCAGTATCTCGAGCAGCTGGTCTCGAAAGACACCAACGGTGACATCGTGCCCTGGCTCGCGACCTCGTGGGCGCAGTCGTCGAACGGTCTCACGTGGACCTTCACCCTGAAGAAGGGCGTGAAGTTCACCGACGGCACACCCTTCGACGCGGCGGCCGTCGTTGCGAACATGAACGCGGTCAAGGACCCGAAGACCCTCTCGTCGACCGGCTACCTCGCGCTCGGCAAGGTCAAGCAGACCGTCGCCGTGTCGACCGACAAGGTCCAATTCGACCTCAGCTCGCCCGACAGCGACCTGCTCGACTCGCTGACACAGCCGTGGCTCGCGATCGAGTCGCCGACGGCGCTCAAGCGGTCGATGGCCGTCAACTGCGACTCCCCCGTCGGCACCGGCCCGTTCGAGGTGACGAAGTGGGTCAAGCAGCAGGCCATCACGATGGTGCGGAACCCGCACTACACGTCGTCCGTGCACGACGCCGCCCACACCGGCGAGCCCTACCTGTCGAAGATCGTCTGGCGCTTCATCCCCGACTCCGCCACCCGCTATGCCGCCCTCCAGTCGGGCGAGGTCGACGTGATCGACAACGCCCAACCCGACTCGCTCGTCGCCGCCGCCAAGAGCTCGACGATCAAGGCGATCGACGCCCCGCGCCCCGGCGCCTCCGACCGCATCGAGCTGAATTCGTCCCAGGCCCCGTTCAACGACGAGAAGGTGCGCCAGGCGTTCATCACCGGCGTCGACGTCGACGCCGGCATCAAGAGCCTCTTCTTCGGCACCGCCAAGCGCTCGTACTCGCTGCTGTCGAGCGTCGAGCAGGACGGCTACTCCGACAAGTCGCTCTTCACGGTGAACACGACGAAGGCGAACAAGCTGCTCGACGAGGCTGGTTGGACGAAGCGCGACGCCGCGGGCTACCGCGAGAAGGACGGCAAGCAGCTCACGGTCCGCTTCCCGGTCAGCACCAACCAGTCCATCCCCGCCGAGATCTCGGTCTTCACGCAGATCCAGGAGGAGGCGAAGAAGCTCGGCTTCGACGTCGAGATCAGCCAGCTCGACCTCGCCTCCTGGTACGGCGCTCTCGCCGCGCACAAGTACGAGCTCGTCGACGCGCCGTACACGAAGGTCGGGCCGGGCGTGCTCGACATCCTGTACAACTCGTCGGGCATCACCCCGGCGCCGAGTGGCTACTTCGCCAACAACGCGCAGGTCGACGACCCGAAGCTCGACGCGATCCTGACCAAGGCGGGCGAGGAGTCGAACGCTTCGACCCGGCAGGATCTCTACGACCAGGCCCAGAAGATCGTGCTCGGCGGCTATTACGTGCTGCCGCTCTACGACCAGCAGAACCACTTCCTCTACCGCACGAGCGTGCACGGTCTCCGGGCCTTCCCGTCGGTATCGACGCCGAGCCTGTACGACGCCTGGCTGCAGAAGTGA
- a CDS encoding TetR/AcrR family transcriptional regulator — protein sequence MTSTAPARSGRPRRSSAEILADAASELFLENGYAGTTVDQIAGRAGVSRATFFNYFGGKADLLWLDLDATLAGIPAALREASARPPVAAVEAALVAVAREHPDNGVPWALSQGEAMRLGDDLVASGAARFVTQQTLVASYLAERLQQAQDATWPQVAASTLLAAGGAATVAWARAGIGRGPLVGFVAPALAPVARGLAAALTA from the coding sequence GTGACATCCACTGCCCCCGCGCGCAGCGGCCGCCCCCGTCGGTCGTCCGCCGAGATCCTGGCCGACGCCGCAAGCGAGCTCTTTCTCGAGAACGGCTACGCCGGTACCACCGTCGACCAGATCGCCGGGCGAGCCGGTGTCAGCCGCGCCACCTTCTTCAACTACTTCGGCGGCAAGGCCGACCTGCTCTGGCTCGACCTCGACGCGACCCTCGCCGGAATTCCCGCGGCCTTGCGCGAGGCGTCCGCGCGGCCGCCGGTGGCCGCCGTCGAGGCCGCACTCGTCGCCGTCGCCCGTGAGCACCCCGACAACGGCGTGCCCTGGGCGCTGTCGCAGGGTGAGGCGATGCGCCTCGGCGACGACCTCGTGGCATCCGGCGCCGCTCGCTTCGTCACGCAGCAGACCCTGGTCGCGAGCTATCTCGCCGAACGCCTCCAACAGGCGCAGGATGCCACGTGGCCGCAGGTCGCGGCGTCCACGCTCCTCGCTGCCGGGGGCGCGGCGACGGTCGCGTGGGCCCGGGCCGGCATCGGCCGAGGCCCCCTGGTCGGGTTCGTCGCCCCGGCCCTCGCTCCTGTCGCCCGGGGCCTCGCCGCCGCCCTCACCGCCTGA
- a CDS encoding ABC transporter ATP-binding protein, with translation MIGSSSSSSSSSSRIVVEGLSVAFGGVSAVRDVSFTLGAGECVALVGESGSGKSVTARALLGLAGGSVTAAALRLDDDDLLQLSGRAWRRIRGPRIGLVLQDALVSLDPLRPIGREIDDALRLHTRLTAAERRARVLDVLAEVGMPDPATRRGQRSGELSGGLRQRALIAAALALRPGVIIADEPTTALDAEVQRQVVDRLATLRDEGAAVLAISHDLGAVRRLADRVVVMRDGRVVEQGPTAAILDSPADPYTRGLVAALPAGKPRGTRLSAVGNSGQRVVARSNSDANRAPSLNNQPPVLRARGLTRRFAGRGNTTLAVDDVSLDLHPGETLGLVGASGSGKTTVARLLLGLDTPDAGTVELRGEPWNPLPERERRARRHHLGAIYQDALSSFDPRMTVGRILVDALSDGRATRVGGRAADVRQLLADVGLSADIAERYPRTLSGGQRQRVAIARALAPRPDVIVCDEPVSSLDVTVQAQVLDLLDELQREHGLAYLFITHDLDVVRHQSDRVAVMRAGRIVEQAPAEQLFTAPQHDYTRALLAASAGS, from the coding sequence GTGATCGGCAGCAGCAGCAGCAGCAGCAGCAGCAGCAGCAGGATCGTCGTGGAAGGGCTAAGCGTGGCGTTCGGCGGCGTCAGCGCGGTGCGCGACGTGTCGTTCACGCTGGGCGCGGGCGAGTGCGTGGCGCTCGTCGGCGAGTCGGGGTCGGGCAAGAGCGTCACCGCGCGGGCACTGCTGGGGCTCGCCGGCGGCAGCGTCACCGCAGCGGCGCTGAGGCTCGACGACGACGACCTGCTGCAGCTGTCCGGCCGTGCGTGGCGGCGCATCCGCGGGCCCCGCATCGGCCTCGTGCTGCAGGACGCCCTCGTGTCGCTCGATCCGCTGCGGCCCATCGGGCGGGAGATCGACGACGCTCTGCGCCTTCACACCCGCCTCACGGCAGCGGAGCGCCGCGCCCGCGTGCTCGACGTGCTCGCCGAGGTGGGCATGCCGGATCCTGCGACCCGTCGGGGCCAGCGCTCGGGCGAGCTCTCGGGAGGCCTGCGTCAGCGCGCCCTCATCGCCGCCGCTCTGGCCCTTCGGCCCGGCGTGATCATCGCCGACGAGCCGACCACGGCCCTCGACGCCGAGGTGCAGCGGCAGGTCGTCGACCGGCTCGCCACCCTGCGCGACGAGGGCGCCGCCGTGCTCGCCATCAGCCACGATCTCGGCGCGGTGCGGCGCCTGGCCGACCGCGTGGTGGTGATGCGTGACGGGCGGGTCGTCGAACAGGGGCCGACCGCGGCGATCCTCGATTCGCCCGCCGACCCGTACACGCGGGGGCTCGTCGCGGCCCTGCCCGCGGGCAAGCCTCGTGGTACGCGCCTCTCGGCCGTCGGCAATTCAGGTCAGAGGGTGGTCGCGAGGTCGAATTCGGATGCGAATCGGGCGCCGAGCCTGAATAACCAACCGCCCGTCCTCCGAGCGCGAGGCCTCACCCGCCGGTTCGCAGGACGCGGCAACACGACGCTCGCGGTCGACGACGTCTCGCTCGACCTGCACCCCGGCGAGACGCTCGGCCTCGTCGGGGCCTCCGGCTCGGGCAAGACCACCGTGGCCCGGCTGCTGCTCGGCCTCGACACCCCCGACGCGGGCACCGTCGAGCTGCGCGGCGAGCCGTGGAACCCCCTACCCGAGCGAGAACGCCGGGCGAGACGACACCACCTCGGCGCGATCTACCAGGATGCCCTCAGCTCGTTCGACCCCCGCATGACGGTGGGCAGGATCCTGGTCGATGCGCTCAGCGACGGGCGCGCCACGCGGGTGGGCGGCCGGGCCGCAGACGTGCGGCAGCTGCTCGCCGACGTCGGTCTCTCGGCCGACATCGCCGAGCGCTACCCGCGGACGCTCTCGGGCGGTCAGCGCCAGCGCGTGGCGATCGCCCGCGCCCTCGCGCCGCGCCCCGACGTGATCGTGTGCGACGAGCCGGTGTCGTCACTGGACGTGACGGTGCAGGCGCAGGTGCTCGACCTGCTCGACGAGCTGCAGCGCGAGCACGGGCTCGCCTATCTCTTCATCACGCACGACCTCGACGTGGTGCGGCACCAGAGCGACCGGGTCGCTGTGATGCGCGCCGGGCGGATCGTCGAGCAGGCGCCGGCCGAGCAGCTCTTCACGGCACCGCAGCACGACTACACGCGGGCGCTGCTCGCCGCCTCTGCGGGCTCCTGA
- a CDS encoding ABC transporter permease: MTAAGLPASSAGSRSGARWVGVARWLGVRVLGAIVVLWAVATLIFFAIRLVPGDPAQAILGGPGSQASAASLRLVREQYGLDKPLVVQYFLQLGHLAGGDLGTSYSLKQSVASVLAAQVPPTLTLAAVSLAVAWLLALLLAWWSSRGGRVAAAVGSSLGVIASAVPQFLLASVLIVIFSTQLGWLPPVSTGGVAGIVLPVVTLAIPVAGFLGQVTRDSLLDAAAAPFALSARARGESDTGVFGRHLLRHAALPGLALSGWAFGSLLSGAVVVESVFARPGLGRTLLQAVTLRDIPLVTGVALVSALAYVVVVALGDLAEKAVDPRGRAA; encoded by the coding sequence GTGACCGCGGCCGGGCTGCCGGCCTCCTCTGCCGGGTCGCGCAGTGGCGCCCGGTGGGTCGGCGTGGCCCGGTGGCTCGGCGTGCGAGTGCTCGGGGCGATCGTCGTGCTCTGGGCCGTCGCCACGCTGATCTTCTTCGCCATCCGGCTTGTGCCGGGCGACCCGGCGCAGGCCATCCTCGGCGGCCCCGGGTCGCAGGCGTCCGCGGCCTCCCTCCGGCTGGTGCGCGAGCAGTACGGCCTCGACAAGCCGCTCGTCGTCCAGTACTTCCTGCAGCTCGGGCACCTCGCGGGCGGCGACCTCGGCACCTCCTATTCGCTGAAGCAGAGCGTGGCGAGCGTGCTGGCGGCCCAGGTGCCGCCGACACTCACGCTGGCCGCCGTCTCGCTGGCGGTCGCCTGGCTGCTGGCGCTCCTGCTCGCGTGGTGGTCGTCGCGCGGCGGCCGAGTCGCCGCGGCCGTCGGCTCGAGCCTCGGCGTGATCGCGTCGGCGGTGCCGCAGTTCTTGCTGGCGAGCGTGCTGATCGTGATCTTCTCGACGCAGCTGGGCTGGCTGCCGCCGGTCAGCACCGGCGGGGTGGCCGGCATCGTCCTGCCGGTCGTGACGCTGGCGATCCCCGTGGCCGGATTCCTCGGGCAGGTCACCCGCGACTCGCTGCTCGATGCCGCTGCGGCGCCGTTCGCCCTGTCGGCTCGGGCGCGCGGCGAAAGCGACACCGGAGTCTTCGGTCGCCACCTCCTCCGTCATGCCGCACTGCCGGGCCTGGCGCTGTCCGGCTGGGCGTTCGGCTCGCTGCTGAGCGGCGCCGTCGTCGTCGAATCCGTGTTCGCGCGGCCCGGTCTCGGCCGCACCCTCCTCCAGGCGGTCACCCTCCGCGACATCCCTCTGGTGACCGGGGTCGCTCTCGTGTCCGCCCTCGCCTACGTGGTGGTGGTCGCCCTGGGCGACCTGGCCGAGAAGGCCGTCGACCCGCGGGGGCGCGCGGCATGA
- a CDS encoding cation diffusion facilitator family transporter has product MTTDAAQPAPSPEGSSTKTVIVALLANLLVALAKTAASLFTGSASMIAESAHSWADTGNEIFLWIAERRGSRTRDARHPLGYGKETYVWSMFAAFGLFTVGAVVSIYNGISELTSTKADNDYYINYIVIGVSAILEGTSFLQALRQARGAASKRRIPVLRHVIDSSNSTLRAVFFEDSAALVGLFIAFLGILLHQLTGLAVFDAAGSILVGVLLGCVAVVLIDRNRRFLIGESPTPEVESGVLRRILEHPKVSRVTYLHLEFLGPGRLYLVAAIDLVGNEDEEHVAVALRRVEKDIEENAAVEEAVLTLATPDEASLVPTTPDAPREALS; this is encoded by the coding sequence ATGACGACGGACGCCGCCCAGCCTGCCCCCAGCCCCGAGGGCTCGAGCACCAAGACGGTCATCGTCGCGCTGCTCGCCAACCTGCTCGTCGCCTTGGCCAAGACGGCGGCGTCGCTGTTCACCGGCTCGGCATCGATGATCGCCGAATCGGCGCACTCGTGGGCCGACACCGGCAACGAGATCTTCCTGTGGATCGCCGAGCGCCGCGGCTCACGCACGCGTGACGCCCGGCACCCTCTCGGCTACGGCAAAGAGACGTACGTCTGGAGCATGTTCGCCGCCTTCGGCCTCTTCACCGTCGGCGCGGTCGTCTCCATCTACAACGGCATCTCCGAGTTGACGTCGACCAAGGCCGACAACGACTACTACATCAACTACATCGTGATCGGCGTCTCGGCGATCCTCGAGGGCACGTCGTTCCTCCAGGCGCTCCGGCAGGCGCGCGGGGCAGCGTCGAAACGCCGGATCCCGGTGCTCCGCCACGTCATCGACTCGTCGAACTCGACCCTCCGCGCGGTGTTCTTCGAGGACAGCGCGGCGCTCGTCGGCCTGTTCATCGCCTTCCTCGGCATCCTGCTGCACCAGCTCACCGGACTCGCCGTGTTCGACGCCGCCGGCTCGATCCTCGTCGGCGTGCTGCTCGGCTGCGTGGCCGTCGTGCTGATCGACCGCAACCGCCGCTTTTTGATCGGCGAGAGCCCCACGCCCGAGGTCGAATCAGGGGTGCTCCGCAGGATCCTGGAGCACCCGAAGGTCTCGCGGGTCACCTACCTGCACCTCGAGTTCCTCGGCCCGGGGCGCTTGTATCTCGTGGCCGCCATCGACCTCGTCGGCAACGAGGACGAGGAGCACGTCGCGGTCGCCCTCCGCCGGGTCGAGAAGGACATCGAGGAGAACGCGGCGGTCGAGGAGGCCGTGCTCACACTGGCGACGCCGGACGAGGCCAGCCTGGTGCCGACCACGCCCGACGCGCCGCGCGAGGCGCTCTCGTAG
- a CDS encoding ABC transporter permease yields MTVLPTLPTTDARAARPGAPDPDGRRISSARRRWPLTVVETVAAATVLLIVVAALAPGLLAPRDPLAIDPASAFQAPSLAHVFGTDDSGRDLYTRVVHGAGASLLIGIAATVIGTALGLLLGTAAGIGRRVTDVAVGRLLEVLFALPGLLLALVIIAFTGPGPIPATIAVGLATAPGYARIFRTQIRRVRSSEMVEAARVLGRSPRVLLFRHILPNALAPVLVLATLGVGQAVVWASSLSYLGLGSPPPAPEWGAMLEAGRTYLGVAWWMTVFPGIAIVLTAASTTVLGRALTRRAPR; encoded by the coding sequence ATGACGGTGCTGCCCACGCTGCCGACGACCGACGCCCGCGCAGCTCGGCCCGGTGCCCCCGATCCTGACGGCCGCAGGATCTCGTCGGCGAGGCGACGCTGGCCACTGACGGTCGTCGAGACGGTCGCCGCCGCGACCGTGCTGCTCATCGTCGTCGCGGCGCTGGCCCCGGGGCTGCTCGCGCCGCGGGACCCGCTCGCGATCGACCCCGCCTCCGCCTTCCAGGCCCCGTCGCTCGCTCACGTCTTCGGCACCGACGACTCGGGGCGCGACCTCTACACGCGAGTGGTGCACGGAGCCGGGGCGTCGCTGCTGATCGGCATCGCAGCCACCGTCATCGGAACGGCGCTCGGGCTGCTGCTCGGCACGGCGGCCGGCATCGGGCGTCGGGTCACCGACGTCGCCGTGGGGCGCCTGCTCGAGGTGCTGTTCGCGCTGCCGGGGCTGTTGCTCGCGCTCGTGATCATCGCATTCACCGGGCCGGGGCCGATCCCGGCCACGATCGCCGTGGGGCTGGCGACGGCGCCGGGCTACGCGCGCATCTTTCGCACACAGATCCGTCGCGTGCGCTCGTCGGAGATGGTCGAGGCGGCCAGGGTGCTCGGGCGGTCGCCGCGCGTGCTGCTGTTCCGTCACATCCTGCCGAACGCGCTCGCGCCGGTGCTCGTGCTCGCCACGCTCGGGGTCGGCCAGGCCGTCGTCTGGGCGTCGTCGCTGAGCTACCTCGGGCTCGGGTCGCCGCCGCCGGCGCCCGAATGGGGTGCGATGCTCGAGGCCGGGCGAACGTATCTCGGGGTGGCGTGGTGGATGACGGTCTTCCCCGGCATCGCCATCGTGCTCACCGCCGCCTCGACCACTGTGCTCGGCCGCGCCCTCACCCGGCGGGCTCCCCGATGA